One window of the Bombyx mori chromosome 20, ASM3026992v2 genome contains the following:
- the LOC101740084 gene encoding probable enoyl-CoA hydratase isoform X1 has protein sequence MRILIKKYATISKILLPRRNLVRFLSNDTQKKTENETEKIEEVKKNIIIDKFGAVTTLNIDRQVTRNSLDEATLREMAAAIDDFEKDNQAKVLVLNGEGGSFCSGFDIDEIGEKGYNSLKDAAARLLRRPLCDKPTIAAVTGYAVAEGFELALACDLRVIEDTAVLGCLGRRFGVPLSLYGARRLTSLIGLSRALDLIMTGRLISGTDAQQMGLACKLTSTGTGLGESVKLAKSLAKFPQNALIMDKLAAVNSQLNPNSEESMRDEAVMTSLLGNAILDIEEGVKKFQGGIGKHGKFYKLSEAPLKEWEIEESVEEVTVQKINERKNEKS, from the exons aTGAGAATACTCATAAAGAAATATGCCACAATATCCAAAATTTTACTACCTAGACGAAATTTAGTCCGTTTCCTTTCAAATgatacgcaaaaaaaaacagaaaatgagACCGAAAAGATTgaagaagtaaaaaaaa ATATCATAATAGATAAATTTGGAGCAGTCACAACATTGAACATAGACCGTCAAGTGACTCGCAACAGTCTAGATGAAGCCACCCTCAGGGAGATGGCTGCCGCAATAGATGACTTTGAGAAAGATAATCAAGCCAAAGTATTGGTTTTGAATGGTGAAGGAGGATCTTTCTGCTCTGGATTTGACATTGATGAAATTGGGGAGAAAGGCTATAACAGTTTAAAGGATGCTGCT GCACGTCTGTTACGTCGACCACTTTGTGATAAGCCAACAATAGCAGCCGTCACTGGATATGCAGTTGCGGAAGGTTTTGAGCTGGCATTAGCTTGTGATCTACGAGTCATTGAAGATACTGCAGTATTAGGATGTCTTGGAAGAAGATTTG GAGTCCCACTAAGCCTGTACGGTGCAAGGCGTTTGACATCATTGATTGGGTTGTCAAGAGCTCTCGATTTGATAATGACGGggcggctaatctctggaactgATGCACAACAAATGGGCCTGGCTTGCAAACTTACTTCTACAGGAACCG gacttGGTGAATCCGTGAAGTTAGCCAAATCCTTGGCTAAGTTTCCCCAAAATGCATTAATAATGGACAAGTTAGCAGCAGTTAACTCTCAGTTGAATCCGAACAGTGAGGAAAGCATGAGGGACGAAGCAGTCATGACTAGTCTGTTAGGTAACGCTATACTGGATATAGAGGAAGGCGTCAAAAAGTTTCAAGGAG GTATAGGAAAGCATGGAAAGTTCTACAAATTATCAGAAGCACCATTAAAAGAATGGGAAATTGAAGAGAGCGTCGAAGAAGTCACAGTTCAGAAGATAAATGAAAGGAAAAATGAAAAGTCATAA
- the LOC101740084 gene encoding probable enoyl-CoA hydratase isoform X2, which produces MAAAIDDFEKDNQAKVLVLNGEGGSFCSGFDIDEIGEKGYNSLKDAAARLLRRPLCDKPTIAAVTGYAVAEGFELALACDLRVIEDTAVLGCLGRRFGVPLSLYGARRLTSLIGLSRALDLIMTGRLISGTDAQQMGLACKLTSTGTGLGESVKLAKSLAKFPQNALIMDKLAAVNSQLNPNSEESMRDEAVMTSLLGNAILDIEEGVKKFQGGIGKHGKFYKLSEAPLKEWEIEESVEEVTVQKINERKNEKS; this is translated from the exons ATGGCTGCCGCAATAGATGACTTTGAGAAAGATAATCAAGCCAAAGTATTGGTTTTGAATGGTGAAGGAGGATCTTTCTGCTCTGGATTTGACATTGATGAAATTGGGGAGAAAGGCTATAACAGTTTAAAGGATGCTGCT GCACGTCTGTTACGTCGACCACTTTGTGATAAGCCAACAATAGCAGCCGTCACTGGATATGCAGTTGCGGAAGGTTTTGAGCTGGCATTAGCTTGTGATCTACGAGTCATTGAAGATACTGCAGTATTAGGATGTCTTGGAAGAAGATTTG GAGTCCCACTAAGCCTGTACGGTGCAAGGCGTTTGACATCATTGATTGGGTTGTCAAGAGCTCTCGATTTGATAATGACGGggcggctaatctctggaactgATGCACAACAAATGGGCCTGGCTTGCAAACTTACTTCTACAGGAACCG gacttGGTGAATCCGTGAAGTTAGCCAAATCCTTGGCTAAGTTTCCCCAAAATGCATTAATAATGGACAAGTTAGCAGCAGTTAACTCTCAGTTGAATCCGAACAGTGAGGAAAGCATGAGGGACGAAGCAGTCATGACTAGTCTGTTAGGTAACGCTATACTGGATATAGAGGAAGGCGTCAAAAAGTTTCAAGGAG GTATAGGAAAGCATGGAAAGTTCTACAAATTATCAGAAGCACCATTAAAAGAATGGGAAATTGAAGAGAGCGTCGAAGAAGTCACAGTTCAGAAGATAAATGAAAGGAAAAATGAAAAGTCATAA